One part of the Aliivibrio fischeri ATCC 7744 = JCM 18803 = DSM 507 genome encodes these proteins:
- the prlC gene encoding oligopeptidase A translates to MSNPLLTFTDLPPFSQIKPEHIQPAVEQAIADCRAKIEEVLASDVTPSWESIIVPLAETDDRLSRIWSPVSHLNSVKNSEAWREAYEACLPELSEYGTWVGQHKGLYEAYKSIKESEAFTSLSQAQQKTIIDELRDFDLSGISLPADQQKRYGEISKRSSELSSNFSNNVLDATMGWSKHITDEKELSGLPESAMAAAKAAAEAKELDGWLLTLEMPSYLPVMTYCDNKPLRKEIYEAFVTRASDRGPNAGKWDNSAIMEEELQLRHEIARLLGFGSYSDKSLATKMAESPTQVLGFLNDLATKAKPQGEREVEELKAFVKEEFGIDELDLWDITYYSEKLKQKLYQISDEELRPYFPESKAVSGLFEVLNRLFGMTVVEREGVDVWHESVRFFDIFDSTNTLRGSFYLDLYAREHKRGGAWMDECRVRRLTQEGELQTPVAYLTCNFNKPVGGKPALFTHDEVVTLFHEFGHGIHHMLTQIDVASVSGINGVPWDAVELPSQFLENWCYEEEALAFISGHYETGEPLPKEMLDKMLAAKNFQSAMFILRQLEFGLFDFTLHTNFDPELGGRVLETLAEVKAKVAVLPSVEWNRFSHSFGHIFAGGYSAGYYSYLWAEVLSADAFSRFEEEGIFNTETGQSFLNNILEMGGSEEPMELFKRFRGREPQVDAMLRHAGIGK, encoded by the coding sequence ATGTCTAACCCGCTACTGACCTTCACCGATTTACCTCCATTTTCTCAAATTAAGCCTGAGCATATTCAGCCTGCTGTAGAACAAGCGATTGCTGATTGCCGTGCAAAAATTGAAGAAGTATTAGCTTCTGACGTAACTCCTAGCTGGGAAAGCATTATTGTTCCTTTAGCGGAAACGGATGATCGTCTTAGCCGTATTTGGTCACCAGTAAGCCATTTAAATTCAGTAAAAAACAGCGAAGCATGGCGTGAAGCTTATGAAGCGTGTTTACCTGAGTTATCTGAATATGGCACTTGGGTTGGTCAACACAAAGGATTGTACGAAGCGTATAAATCCATTAAAGAGAGCGAGGCGTTTACAAGCCTATCTCAAGCTCAACAAAAAACCATCATTGATGAACTGCGTGATTTTGACTTATCAGGTATTAGTTTACCGGCTGATCAACAAAAGCGTTACGGCGAGATCAGTAAACGTAGCTCTGAGCTAAGCTCAAACTTCAGCAACAATGTGCTTGATGCAACTATGGGTTGGTCAAAACACATTACGGACGAAAAAGAGTTATCAGGTTTACCTGAGTCTGCAATGGCGGCAGCAAAAGCCGCGGCTGAAGCAAAAGAATTGGATGGCTGGTTACTTACGTTAGAAATGCCATCTTACTTACCTGTAATGACGTACTGTGATAACAAACCATTACGTAAAGAAATTTATGAAGCGTTCGTGACTCGTGCATCGGATCGTGGTCCAAATGCAGGTAAGTGGGACAATAGCGCAATCATGGAAGAAGAATTACAACTTCGTCATGAAATCGCTCGTCTACTTGGTTTTGGCTCATACAGTGATAAATCATTGGCAACCAAAATGGCAGAAAGCCCAACTCAAGTACTTGGCTTTTTAAATGACCTAGCAACAAAAGCAAAACCTCAAGGTGAGCGTGAAGTTGAAGAGTTAAAAGCGTTTGTAAAAGAAGAGTTTGGTATTGATGAGCTAGATCTGTGGGACATCACTTACTACTCTGAAAAGTTAAAGCAAAAGCTGTATCAAATTTCTGATGAAGAGCTTCGCCCTTACTTCCCTGAATCAAAAGCCGTATCTGGCCTATTTGAAGTATTAAACCGTCTGTTTGGTATGACAGTGGTTGAGCGTGAAGGTGTGGATGTATGGCATGAATCAGTGCGTTTCTTTGATATCTTTGATTCAACGAACACACTACGCGGCAGCTTCTACCTTGATTTGTATGCTCGTGAGCATAAGCGCGGTGGCGCATGGATGGATGAGTGTCGTGTACGTCGTTTGACTCAAGAAGGCGAACTACAGACTCCCGTTGCTTATCTAACCTGTAACTTTAATAAACCTGTCGGTGGCAAACCTGCACTGTTTACTCACGATGAAGTGGTGACGTTATTCCACGAATTTGGTCACGGTATTCACCACATGCTAACTCAAATTGATGTGGCGTCAGTGTCTGGTATCAATGGCGTGCCTTGGGATGCGGTTGAATTGCCAAGCCAGTTCTTAGAAAACTGGTGTTATGAAGAAGAAGCATTGGCGTTTATTTCTGGTCACTATGAGACGGGTGAGCCACTACCAAAAGAGATGCTAGATAAAATGCTTGCGGCGAAAAACTTCCAATCAGCGATGTTTATTTTACGTCAGTTAGAGTTTGGTTTGTTTGATTTTACACTGCACACTAATTTTGACCCAGAGCTAGGCGGTCGAGTACTGGAAACGCTAGCGGAAGTGAAAGCGAAAGTAGCGGTATTACCAAGCGTTGAGTGGAACCGTTTCTCTCACAGCTTTGGTCATATTTTTGCGGGCGGTTACAGTGCAGGTTATTACAGCTACCTATGGGCAGAAGTATTATCAGCTGATGCGTTCTCTCGTTTTGAAGAGGAAGGTATTTTTAATACCGAGACTGGTCAAAGTTTCTTAAATAATATTTTGGAAATGGGTGGCAGTGAAGAACCGATGGAGTTGTTCAAGCGTTTCCGTGGTCGTGAGCCGCAAGTGGATGCGATGCTGCGTCACGCAGGAATTGGTAAATAA
- a CDS encoding 23S rRNA (adenine(2030)-N(6))-methyltransferase RlmJ → MLSYRHSFHAGNHADVVKHIVQSLILNSLTQKDKPFVYHDTHSGVGRYDLTHEWSEKTGEYKQGIARIWEQANLPEEITSYLDAIKALNDGEELRYYPGSPRVGRAHLRRQDRMVLTELHPSDYPLLEQEFHRDRQVSIYKEDGFARLKASLPPKERRGLVLIDPPYELAKEYRDVVTAIGQSHKRWATGIYAIWYPVVNRHDIDDMINGLKKLDIRNILQIELGVSPDTNERGMTASGMIVINPPWKLESQMNDILPSLKEAIAPATGHFKVEWIVPE, encoded by the coding sequence ATGTTAAGTTACCGTCACAGTTTTCATGCAGGCAACCATGCCGATGTGGTTAAACACATTGTACAAAGCCTTATCCTTAATTCATTAACTCAAAAAGATAAGCCATTTGTTTATCATGACACCCACTCAGGTGTTGGCCGTTACGACTTAACGCATGAATGGTCTGAAAAAACAGGTGAATACAAACAAGGTATCGCACGTATCTGGGAGCAAGCGAATCTTCCAGAAGAAATCACCAGCTACCTTGATGCTATCAAAGCCTTAAATGACGGCGAAGAGCTGCGTTACTACCCAGGCTCTCCTCGTGTTGGCCGTGCACACTTGCGTCGCCAAGACCGTATGGTACTGACGGAACTTCACCCTTCAGATTACCCACTGCTTGAACAAGAGTTTCATCGTGATCGCCAAGTGTCTATTTATAAAGAAGACGGCTTTGCGCGACTAAAAGCAAGTCTTCCGCCAAAAGAGCGCAGAGGATTAGTCTTAATCGACCCACCTTATGAGCTTGCAAAAGAATATCGCGATGTAGTTACTGCTATTGGCCAAAGTCATAAGCGTTGGGCTACGGGTATTTATGCGATTTGGTATCCTGTGGTAAATCGCCACGATATCGACGATATGATCAACGGATTAAAAAAATTAGACATTCGTAACATTCTGCAAATTGAATTAGGTGTATCACCAGATACCAACGAGCGTGGCATGACAGCATCAGGCATGATCGTGATTAACCCACCTTGGAAGCTAGAAAGCCAAATGAACGATATTTTGCCTTCCTTAAAAGAAGCGATTGCACCAGCAACCGGTCACTTCAAAGTAGAGTGGATTGTTCCGGAATAA
- the gorA gene encoding glutathione-disulfide reductase — MTTHFDYICIGGGSGGIASANRASMYGAKVALIEAQDLGGTCVNVGCVPKKVMWHGAQVAEAINLYAEDYGFDVELKDFKWNKMIESRQAYIGRIHESYDRVLGNNKVNVIKGFAKFVDAKTVEVNGEHYTADHILIAVGGRPTIPNIPGAEYGIDSNGFFELTEQPKRVAVIGAGYIAVEIAGVLHSLGTETHLFCRKESPLRSFDPMIIDTLVEVMNTEGPTLHTHSVPKEVVKKADGSLTLHLENGNTQNVDTLIWAIGRHPATDAINLDKTGVATNDRGYIKVDEYQETNVKGIYCVGDIMEGGIELTPVAVKAGRQLSERLFNGKTNAKMDYDLVPTVVFSHPPIGTIGLTEQEADEQYGKENVKVYTSGFTAMYTAVTKHRQPCKMKLVCAGEDEKVVGLHGIGFTVDEMIQGFAVAMKMGATKADFDAVVAIHPTGSEEFVTMTR, encoded by the coding sequence ATGACTACGCATTTTGATTATATCTGTATCGGCGGTGGTTCAGGCGGTATCGCATCTGCAAACCGTGCATCAATGTACGGTGCAAAAGTGGCACTGATCGAAGCTCAAGATCTTGGCGGTACGTGTGTAAACGTAGGGTGTGTACCTAAAAAAGTAATGTGGCACGGTGCTCAAGTTGCTGAAGCCATTAATCTATACGCTGAAGATTACGGCTTTGATGTAGAGCTAAAAGACTTCAAATGGAACAAGATGATTGAAAGTCGCCAAGCTTACATTGGCCGCATTCATGAATCTTACGATCGCGTACTTGGTAATAACAAAGTAAACGTAATCAAAGGCTTTGCAAAGTTTGTTGATGCAAAAACCGTTGAAGTAAACGGTGAGCACTACACAGCGGATCATATTCTTATTGCCGTTGGCGGTCGTCCAACCATTCCAAATATCCCTGGTGCAGAATACGGTATTGATTCAAACGGTTTCTTTGAACTGACTGAACAACCAAAACGCGTTGCAGTTATTGGTGCAGGTTACATTGCTGTAGAAATCGCAGGCGTTCTTCACTCTCTAGGTACAGAAACTCACCTATTCTGCCGTAAAGAATCACCACTACGTAGCTTTGACCCAATGATCATCGATACGCTAGTTGAAGTAATGAATACCGAAGGCCCAACACTTCATACTCACTCGGTACCAAAAGAAGTAGTTAAAAAAGCAGACGGCAGCCTAACGCTTCACCTAGAAAACGGTAATACACAAAACGTTGATACGCTAATTTGGGCTATCGGTCGTCACCCAGCAACGGACGCTATCAATCTTGATAAAACGGGTGTTGCGACGAACGATCGCGGTTACATCAAAGTGGATGAATACCAAGAAACAAACGTGAAAGGCATCTACTGTGTTGGTGACATCATGGAAGGCGGCATTGAGCTGACTCCTGTTGCGGTTAAAGCAGGTCGTCAACTTTCAGAACGTTTATTCAATGGCAAAACCAATGCAAAAATGGACTACGATTTAGTTCCTACGGTTGTATTTAGCCACCCACCAATTGGTACGATTGGCTTAACAGAGCAAGAAGCTGACGAACAATACGGCAAAGAGAACGTGAAAGTGTACACATCAGGCTTTACTGCAATGTACACAGCGGTCACTAAGCACCGTCAACCTTGTAAGATGAAACTAGTATGTGCAGGCGAAGACGAGAAAGTCGTTGGTCTACACGGTATCGGTTTCACGGTTGATGAAATGATCCAAGGTTTTGCAGTAGCAATGAAGATGGGCGCAACTAAGGCTGATTTCGATGCCGTTGTGGCTATCCACCCGACAGGTTCTGAAGAATTTGTTACTATGACACGTTAA
- a CDS encoding tyrosine-type recombinase/integrase, with amino-acid sequence MTLLIQSSDVFKKTELHIKNDGSYHCTPFKGNIGSLPTLFNQDGEFLHEPNSYLFYLKAIKGAKDLNPCSQALLKYYQFLEVEQLKWDHFPPIKRLKPTYQFRSYLLKSIKSRELAHSTANHYMNHIKNYYLWAMSEGYLKIKREQEAPFKIELINVNNLGMLAHIKPVFTVESSDLRIKVPRDSTSKNIRPLSPLTQNSLDLLIYSLPYASEELRLQVLLSIDTGMRVEEVSTFTLDALHTATPIAESQHRYEITLCPQATGVQTKFDKQRRIEISVDLLQALRKYQASERRLIRANKLYTKIKQLSVNEVLLNNKTIAILEQCRRHEPLFISQQGNPVTSETVKARWSELRIHIQQINETFKYRFHDLRATYGTYRLNDLLEANLGTIESLELLMGWMGHKNESTTWKYLRFLKRKEIFKVKFGILDSIMHEAIGDEYE; translated from the coding sequence ATGACTTTATTAATCCAATCCAGTGATGTTTTTAAGAAAACAGAACTACACATCAAAAATGATGGTTCTTACCATTGCACTCCATTCAAAGGGAATATTGGTTCTCTTCCGACTCTATTTAATCAAGATGGAGAATTTCTTCACGAGCCAAATAGCTACCTCTTTTATCTTAAAGCCATTAAAGGCGCTAAAGACCTAAATCCATGCTCTCAGGCTTTACTAAAATACTATCAATTTCTAGAAGTCGAACAATTAAAGTGGGATCACTTTCCCCCAATCAAAAGACTAAAGCCTACTTATCAATTTCGTTCATACTTACTCAAGTCGATTAAATCTAGAGAATTAGCACATAGCACTGCTAATCACTATATGAATCACATCAAGAATTATTATCTATGGGCTATGAGCGAAGGATATCTAAAAATTAAAAGGGAACAAGAAGCTCCATTTAAAATAGAATTAATTAACGTTAATAACCTAGGAATGTTGGCACATATCAAACCAGTGTTTACAGTCGAAAGTAGTGATCTTCGAATCAAAGTACCTAGAGATAGCACCTCAAAAAATATTCGCCCTCTCTCTCCTTTAACTCAAAATTCACTTGATTTATTAATATACTCTCTACCCTATGCTTCAGAAGAATTGAGACTACAAGTACTACTTTCTATAGACACAGGAATGCGAGTTGAAGAAGTTAGTACATTCACCCTAGATGCATTACACACCGCAACTCCCATAGCTGAGAGTCAGCACCGTTATGAAATAACCTTGTGCCCTCAAGCCACTGGAGTTCAAACTAAATTCGATAAACAAAGACGTATTGAAATCTCTGTCGATTTACTTCAAGCCTTGCGTAAATACCAAGCGTCTGAGCGCAGGTTAATTAGAGCCAATAAATTATATACAAAAATAAAGCAACTTAGCGTCAATGAAGTATTACTAAATAATAAAACTATAGCAATTCTAGAACAATGTAGACGCCACGAACCTTTATTTATCAGCCAACAAGGTAACCCTGTTACAAGTGAGACAGTAAAAGCCAGATGGTCTGAATTAAGAATTCATATTCAACAAATAAATGAAACATTCAAATACCGATTTCACGATCTTAGAGCGACTTACGGAACATATCGACTAAATGATTTATTAGAGGCTAACTTAGGAACGATAGAGTCCTTAGAGCTTCTTATGGGATGGATGGGACATAAAAACGAAAGCACCACTTGGAAGTATCTGCGTTTCCTCAAGCGAAAAGAAATATTCAAGGTAAAATTTGGTATTTTAGATTCTATCATGCACGAAGCTATAGGTGATGAATATGAATAA
- a CDS encoding DEAD/DEAH box helicase — translation MMSLRQWQEECVKLTLERYNEGQPHFLCLATPGAGKSVMAAEVAFRLFKVKKIDFVLCFSPSTSISQGLEQTFTSRLNCRFDGIIGALGASYTYQNLQFFDRQFWELIKNNRVLVIFDEIHHCAGSSLNDANSWGEKIIENIQSQATYTLALTGTPWRSDKAPICLSNYTDPNNQIECNYVYGLSQAVSDGVCRSPKIVLIDNAKITIRSAESESKNFSCINDFLKDSSGSYQAIINDEKCMEYLLQCGINKLEKIRKNKKNAAGLVIASSVEHALKLFSILSRKYKKNTVLVTYKHDDPAGKINHFRHSEAEWIVSVGMVSEGTDIPRLQVCCHLSRVKTELHFRQVLGRILRVNRGDNQEAWLYTFAEPNLVKYAHRVDKEIPEQNLLFCDDMSGVFFSSLEKKENGSKDMMSNLRTDLGEFNSLNENSDEFQIMEPLSYLAESHEHYFDIVGSFRQQIVDVFQ, via the coding sequence ATGATGTCTCTACGACAATGGCAAGAAGAGTGCGTGAAACTGACGTTAGAGCGTTATAATGAAGGTCAACCGCACTTCCTTTGTCTAGCTACCCCTGGGGCTGGAAAATCTGTTATGGCAGCAGAAGTTGCTTTTCGTCTTTTCAAGGTAAAGAAAATTGATTTTGTGTTGTGTTTCTCTCCTTCTACTTCCATCTCACAAGGGTTGGAGCAAACCTTTACTTCACGTTTAAACTGTCGTTTTGATGGCATCATTGGTGCTTTAGGAGCATCCTATACCTATCAAAATTTACAGTTCTTTGATCGCCAGTTTTGGGAGTTGATAAAAAACAATCGCGTACTGGTGATTTTTGATGAAATTCATCACTGTGCTGGTTCGAGCCTTAATGATGCGAATTCTTGGGGAGAAAAAATAATTGAAAATATTCAATCCCAAGCAACATATACTCTCGCTCTGACGGGGACGCCATGGCGTTCTGACAAAGCTCCAATATGCTTATCTAATTACACAGATCCCAATAATCAAATCGAATGTAACTATGTTTACGGATTAAGCCAAGCTGTGAGCGATGGTGTTTGTCGTTCACCTAAAATTGTTTTAATCGATAACGCAAAAATCACCATAAGAAGCGCAGAGTCTGAATCAAAGAATTTTTCTTGTATTAATGATTTTTTAAAAGACTCTTCTGGGTCATATCAGGCGATTATTAATGATGAAAAATGTATGGAGTACTTGCTTCAATGTGGCATAAACAAACTAGAAAAAATCCGGAAAAATAAAAAAAATGCAGCCGGATTAGTTATAGCATCATCTGTTGAGCATGCATTAAAGCTGTTCTCAATATTATCCAGAAAATACAAAAAAAACACTGTTTTGGTTACCTATAAACATGACGATCCAGCCGGTAAGATAAACCACTTCCGACATAGCGAAGCAGAATGGATCGTAAGTGTTGGTATGGTGAGTGAAGGTACTGACATACCTCGCCTTCAAGTATGCTGTCATCTAAGTCGAGTTAAAACCGAACTCCACTTTAGGCAGGTATTGGGCCGGATCCTTAGAGTAAATAGGGGGGATAATCAAGAAGCATGGCTATACACATTTGCTGAACCGAATTTGGTTAAATACGCACATAGGGTTGATAAAGAGATCCCAGAACAGAATCTACTTTTTTGTGACGATATGAGCGGTGTATTCTTTTCTTCTTTAGAAAAAAAAGAAAATGGTTCAAAAGACATGATGTCTAACCTAAGAACCGATTTAGGAGAGTTTAATTCTTTAAATGAAAATAGTGATGAATTCCAGATCATGGAACCATTAAGCTATTTAGCAGAGTCGCATGAACACTACTTTGATATTGTAGGGAGTTTTAGACAACAGATAGTTGATGTATTTCAATAG
- a CDS encoding helix-turn-helix domain-containing protein encodes MKDLAASFGKRLREVRKLKGLSQDKLALVAEIDRSYVGRIERGEVNITLEKVYELAEALKCNVTELLPDI; translated from the coding sequence ATGAAAGACTTAGCAGCAAGCTTTGGGAAAAGATTACGAGAAGTCCGAAAGCTAAAGGGACTCTCTCAAGATAAACTAGCGCTAGTAGCAGAGATAGATAGAAGTTATGTTGGTCGTATTGAGCGTGGTGAAGTCAATATTACACTTGAGAAAGTCTACGAATTAGCGGAGGCACTAAAGTGTAATGTCACCGAGTTGTTGCCAGATATTTGA
- a CDS encoding RES family NAD+ phosphorylase, whose product MEDNLVCTVCIGEEFLSQQINSLNVQTCDYCNESFPCTRIRDISSQVENVLIKHFKRTPNSPESWQEAALRDKEIDYEWYRDGDPLLDVICEILQVNQQIAEDVLELLPEKSTYDDFDECAHDESAHYIDSRNVDPEWEAMWRNLETSIKSEARFFNQTATQVLDEVFNNVGDLKTHVGSPAIVAAGPKTTIEYLYRARVHRDDFSLQKTLSSPDTELAPPPSYLASAGRMNPRGISCFYGAIEQSTAISEVRPFVGSYVVVGKFEIIRPLKLIDISALRDIRANGSLFDSDYYRAEQQAIFLETLSNQISRPVQPHEAELEYLTTQLVAEYLGVKWDGIIFSSSQTATPSKNIVLFQQASKVAIIDKEPYSDVKVKLFEIDEDSRYFSPTVTRMVFESTSPSIKTEGNKPPEHQINIDESSSNERVDTLKIDGKKITVEVIKGVNYTSESHEVIDYCFTYNEDELF is encoded by the coding sequence ATGGAAGATAACCTAGTTTGTACTGTATGTATTGGTGAAGAGTTCTTAAGTCAGCAGATAAATAGCCTTAACGTTCAAACTTGTGATTACTGTAACGAAAGTTTTCCTTGTACGAGAATCAGAGATATATCATCTCAAGTCGAAAACGTTCTAATTAAACATTTTAAGCGGACGCCAAATAGTCCAGAATCATGGCAAGAAGCTGCTTTACGGGACAAGGAAATTGACTACGAATGGTATAGAGATGGTGACCCACTATTAGATGTCATCTGTGAGATACTGCAAGTTAACCAACAAATAGCTGAAGATGTACTCGAACTTTTACCAGAAAAGTCCACATATGATGATTTCGATGAGTGCGCACATGATGAGTCTGCACATTATATTGACTCTCGTAATGTTGACCCTGAGTGGGAAGCAATGTGGCGAAATTTAGAGACATCAATAAAATCAGAAGCTAGATTTTTTAATCAAACTGCTACACAGGTTCTAGATGAGGTTTTTAATAATGTAGGTGACCTAAAAACACATGTCGGCTCACCAGCTATTGTCGCAGCTGGACCAAAAACAACGATCGAATACTTATATCGAGCAAGAGTTCATAGGGATGATTTTTCTCTTCAAAAAACACTGTCTTCTCCAGATACAGAACTAGCTCCTCCTCCTTCATATTTAGCTTCTGCAGGGCGAATGAACCCTAGAGGGATTTCATGTTTTTATGGGGCTATAGAACAATCTACAGCCATATCTGAAGTTAGGCCCTTCGTTGGTAGTTATGTAGTTGTTGGTAAATTTGAAATTATACGACCGTTAAAACTTATTGATATTTCTGCGTTGCGAGATATTAGAGCAAATGGAAGCCTGTTCGATTCAGATTATTATAGAGCTGAGCAGCAAGCTATTTTTTTAGAGACTCTTAGCAATCAAATATCACGCCCAGTTCAGCCTCATGAAGCTGAACTGGAGTACCTTACGACGCAGCTTGTTGCTGAGTATTTAGGCGTTAAATGGGATGGAATAATCTTTTCTTCTTCTCAAACGGCAACACCTTCTAAAAATATTGTACTCTTTCAGCAGGCATCTAAGGTCGCAATTATTGATAAAGAACCATACTCTGATGTAAAAGTTAAACTTTTTGAAATTGATGAGGATTCACGCTATTTTTCTCCAACGGTGACTAGAATGGTTTTTGAGTCCACATCACCTTCAATAAAAACGGAGGGCAATAAGCCTCCAGAACATCAAATTAATATTGACGAAAGTTCGAGTAACGAACGAGTTGATACCTTAAAGATTGATGGTAAAAAGATTACTGTTGAGGTTATCAAAGGTGTAAATTACACCTCAGAAAGCCACGAAGTGATAGATTATTGTTTTACCTATAATGAAGATGAATTGTTCTAG